The sequence below is a genomic window from Paenibacillus sp. DCT19.
GTACCTGTAATAACGCCGCTATTGTATAAGGAAACGGCTGCATCATAAGCAGAATCACCCGATTTCAGATCGGTGAAGGCAGGAGCCTTAACTTCACTTGCTTCATCTGTGCTCGCGCTAGCTGCATCAGCTTCAATAATGGCTGCAATAGCCTGGATGAAGTCGCCTTTGGTAGGCTGCTGCGGCAATTTCACATTGTATTTCGCTTGCAGGAACTGTGCATAGTCTGCTGCGCTCTCTGTATAAACTGTTGGTGCTTGAGCTACTGGTCCTTTAACGGACACCGATGGAGCAGAAGCAGGAGCTGCAGATGCTGCAGAAGCGTAAGAAGGCAAGCTAAGGCTGCCAAGTGTGACCGGAGCAGCAAGCAAAGCCGCAAGTGTGATCTGGGTGATTTTCTTCAAATGAATAGCCTCCTTAAAAATGGGTGGTAAGTAGAGTAGATAAGTAAATAAATCCGACAAAACCTATGTGAATAAATAAAACAAATAAGTTGGATTGACTCTAGCATGGGGCATCTCTGATTGTCAATAATAAAAATGTTTATTATTTCTTGAAAGTCACGTGAGACAGTTTATCCAGCACATAATAAGTACTGCGTATTGCCCTGAAAAAGTAACTGATCTCCAAATTTTCGTTAGGGCCGTGGTTGTTTTGGTCGTAATTTGCATAGGGAACAATAATGGAAGGCACATTCAAAATCTGGGTCCATACATAGTCTGGCAGCGTACCTCCCAGGCTGGGTTGAATAACAGGGCGTTGTCCTGAGGATTGCTCAATAGCCTCAGCAATGGCAAGTACAGCCGGATGATCTGCGGGTGTTCTTGAGGCCGGGACTGCACCTTTACGCGTCAGCGTAATGCTCGCGTCGTGTTTTTGTACATGGTTGGCGAGTGCTTCGAATACCTGATCTGGGTCTTGTCCAGCAACAAGTCGAATATCCAATCGGGCTGTGGCACGTGCTGGAATGATAGACCTCCCCCTTTACCTGTATGACCGCTAAACAATCCAGACACATTAAGCGTTGGTTCAAACATCAGCTTACGATGATACGTATCGCTATCGATCTCAAGCGCATCGTAACCACTCTTGCGTCGAACCCCTTCCAGATCAAAAGGGATGTCACGCAGGATTTGCTCTTCATGTGGTGTTGGTGGTTTCACGCCATCGTAAAATCCTTCAATCGTCACCTGATCTCCCTTGCGCATCGTGTGCAGTAACTCGGTTAAACGCCATACGGGATTGGGCACAATGTTGCCGAGATTGCCAGAATGATTGTCCCATCTCGCTTCTTGAGCCACCAGTTCTACGCCCAAGGCACCTCGAACGCCGAGCAGGATCGACTGAGCTCCCGACTCATGGGAAGAACCATCTGTTGTATAGACCAGATCTGTCTGCAAAAGCTCACGCTGCTGCTCCACAAAAGCCGCCAGGTGACGGCTTCCGGCTTCTTCCTCACCTTCAATGATCCATTTGACGTTCACGGGCAGTCGTCCATGGATATCCAGATAAGCCTTGGCCCCTAGTATGCTCGCAACAAATTGCCCCTTGTTATCGCCGGCTCCTCTTGCATAGATACGGCCGTTTCTAATTTCTGGATCAAAAGGGTCACTCTGCCATTCCTCCAGCGGATCAGGAGGCTGAACATCATAATGACCATAGATGAGCACAGTTGTTTCATTATCCGGATGCAGCCACTCTCCATAAATAATGGGGTGGCCTTCAGTTTCATAAAGACGATTCTTGATACCGTAATCGGAGAACAGTTCTTGTACCAGAGAAGCACATTCCGCCATACCGATATTTTGCGTGCTGATGCTAGGCTGCCGCAACAGCCTGAACAATCGTTCCAGGTACAGTTCTTCATTCTGGGAAATAAATGAATCCACATTGTTGACCAAACTTCTCATCCTTTCTGTGTATGGCGAATTGCGCCTCGTTCATGTCGGTAGATTCATATAACGGTCGCTGTATTCTTCAGACCAAGAATGCTTTACTGGACATAGACATCATTGAAAATTGGGTATGCCAAATAATCAAATTTTAATCCTTTTAATGTATCGCTGGCTCCAACAACGTATGGGAAAATATATATCGGAATGATAATTGCGTTGTCCTGGATGTATCTCAACACCTTGCCATATATCTCAGCACGCTTCGTATCGTCAAATTCAATGGCACCTTGTTCCAACCATTCATCGACCTCAGGACTGGAAAGATTGGACAGTGTTGCTCTAGCCCCTGGAGCAGCTGTGTGGTAGAAGGGAAGTAAGGCATGTGGATCATCCTTAACCTGACTGTTACCGTAGATGTCATAGTCCCCATTCGTAAACACAATGGTACCGACGTCCTGCGTAATTTCCACGTTAACTTGTACACCTATTTTTTTGAGTTGTTGTTGGATCATTGCAGCAATGTCATTTCGCTTTTCCCGATTAGGAGATCCGTCTACATAATGCAGAGTAAGCTTCTGCCCATTTTTTTCTCGAATGCCGTCCGTTCCAACTTCCCAACCAAGTTCATCGAGTAATTGCGCTGCTTTTGCCTGATTCATCTGGATTACGTTCTCCAGAGAAGCATCATATCCCAGTATGGAAGGTGTTAAAGCTGACCATGCTTGCTCGTACGTGCCCAGATAGAGTGTTTTGACGATTGAACTAACATCAATACCGTATTGCAACGCTTGTCTGGCCTTCAATTCATTCCACGGTTCTTTGTTCTGGTTGATGAACAACGTATACGGAAGACCAGGTGTGTTAACTTTTAGCAGTTGGAAGCCAGGCTGCTTCTCCAGCGCCAGCACATTTTGTGGTGGTACTGTTTCAATGGCAGTCACTTGCCCACTTTGCAAACTACCTACGCGAGTAGCCTCTTCAGGCAAAATTTTAAACGTGAGCGTGTTTAAATAAGGGGCGCCTTTATTTTCGACTGTTTCGGGAGCCCAAGCATAGTCGGTATTACGTTCCACCTGAACCTGTGCATTCTCGTCCCATTTCACGAACTTGAACGGTCCTGTACCGACAGGATGCTGCCCGAACTGGTCGCCGTACTTTTCCACCGCTGTTGGTGAAACTATACTCAGCGCTGCTTGGCTTAAATTGCCGAGGAAAGCGCGCGAAGGTTGCGACAGATTTAATTGGATCGTGTACTCATCAATTATTTCAGAGCTTTCATAAGGCACGATTAATGCTGCTGAATTTCCAGCCTTAGTGTTGGGATCGAGTATTCGATCGAGGCTGAATTTTACCGCTTCGGCATTGAAGGGTGTGCCATCATGGAACTTCACACCCTCGCGTAGTTTAAACGTATATGTTTTATGATCCTCCGATTCCTCCCATTCTGTTGCTAACCAAGGCTTGATCGTCCCATCTTCCGTTTTTACCACCAGATTGTCGAAGAGGGTTCGGTAAACGCGGATAGCAACAGCAAGTCCGCTTCGTGCAGGATCTAACGTATCAGGAGAGGTAGCGAGTGCGTATGTAGCATCCCCTCCTTTTCCTGTCGTGCTGCTTGATGCCGCGGTTGTCTCTGTTGAACTGTCCGCTGGGGTTGCCTGCTTTGTGCTCGAACCGTTCGAGCAGGCTGACAGAACAAAAACCGATGTTAGAATTATTGAAATCCACCATTTCCTTGTACGCATAAGATCCACACTCTCCTTTTAGATGTCAACATGCCGTTTATCCGTTACCTTGGCTCATGATGTCATTGTAATAATATAATTAATTCAATCGATATACTTGGTATTAAATACTACTGTACTCCTCACCTGTTGTTTAATTGAAACAATCTATATCGTTATTGAAAATTCATATAGTTACATCCATCTTCTATGTTTTCGTGTAATTGCATGATTCAATCTCAGCTTATTAATGGGTAGAGAAAATGGTTGGCATATAAATAGGATTGCGATATAATTCTGACAAAACCTATATGAAATATAAAATTTAAATCACTCTTTGAATAATACGTCTCAAAGATTTATTGACAAGGATCGACACTTTCCGCTAGGATAATAAAAAAAGAATTTTGAAAAGGGGAATTTTCGAAATGAAAAGAGGTTTATCGTTCGTCTTATCGATCATTATGTTGGCTATTTTGTTGGCAGCTTGTGGAACTTCGGCTTCCAAAGACGAACAATCCGCTCAAGGTGGCGATTCTGAGAAATCCCTTCGGATGGCTCTGGTACTTCCCGAAAAAATAGGGGTTAACCCTTTCTTTGTACAGATGGATGAAGGCTTCAAAAAAGCAGGCGAAGAGTTCAAAGTAGATACGAAGACAATCGAATCAACAGATCCGGCTGCATTCGAGCAAAATCTGCGTGCTGCTGTTGCTGAAAATTACGATCTGATTATTACTGCGACGTTCCAAGCTGAGGATGCACTGAAAAAGGTTGCTGCTGAGAACCCAGACAAATCCTTCGCAATTGTTGACACAACTGTTGATCTGCCTAACGTTCGTAGCGTTGGTTTCCGTGAATATGAAGGAGCGTACCTGCTTGGTGCAGCTGCTGGATTGTCCACGAAGACAGATAAAGTCGGCATGATCGCTGCAATGGACGTTCCACTGATTAAGAAATATACAGAAGGTTTCAAAGCAGGTCTGGAGTCCGTTAACCCGGATGCAGAATTCCTTGTAAACTATGTTGGTGGATTCAATGACCCGGCAAAAGCAAAAGAATTGGCATTGGTGCAATTCGGCAAAGGCGCTGACTTCATCGCTGGTGCATCTGCTGTAGGTGACCTTGGCGTGTTCGAGGCTGCTAAGGAAAAAGGCTTCTATACTTCTGGACAAGATACGGACCGCACAGTTGAAGATCCAGAGCACATCGTATTGTCCCAGTTGAAATCAACGGATACGGTTGCTTACGAGACAGTGAAGGATTATGTAGAAGGTAACTTCAAGGCAGGCGCTGTAAACTACGGTCTGAAAGAAGACGGTGTAGGTCTGACATTCGTTACACGTGATAGCGAATCTCCATTAAGTGATTTTGTTGGACAAGAGGTCATTGACAAAGTTACAGCAATTAAGGATGATATCGTATCCGGTAAAATCGTTGTAAAAGATCCATTGCAACAATAGTCTACAGTGTTTGATGTGAATGTGTTGATTAGCCGGCTGCCCGTTCAGGCAGCCGGTTTTGCTGCTATTATAATGAAGCGTATATGTTCAACTAAACGTTTACTCGATAACGGAGAGGACAGAAATAGCTTGAAGAAGCGAAGCGGTCGCCTTTATCCTCGGATTTCCCCATAGGGAAAGGGATCAAAAAAATCTGGGGATAACAGCGATCGGAAAGCTATTCTGTCATCGTAGTGGCAAGAGTAACAGGTTCTTGTTGAACTTATATTAACTGAGAGGAGAGAACGCGCGATATGCTGCTGGAGATGGATCAGATTACGAAAAAGTACAGCGAATTCACGGCGAATCGGGATATCCGTTTTAATTTGCGTGAAGGGGAAATCCATGCCCTCGTGGGTGAGAATGGTGCAGGTAAAACAACCTTAATGCGCATGTTGTACGGGATGGAGCAGCCTACATCAGGCACAATCAAGGTTCGTGGACGTGAGGTAAGCTTCGCAACCCCGTCTCAAGCCATGGCCAGCGGTATTGGCATGGTACATCAGCATTTCATGCTGTTTCCTTCCTTTACGGTTGCCGAGAATATCGTCATTGGTCGTGAGCCAGCGTCTGCAGGGGTGTTCGACCGTAAACAGGCCGCGGCACAAGTGAATGAGCTGGGTAGGAAGTATGGAATGCCCGTGGATCCATGGAAAAAAGTAGCCGAGTGCCCGCTTGGTTTGCAGCAGCGTGTAGAGATTTTGAAGGTGCTGCATCAGGGTGCAGATATCATTATATTGGATGAGCCTTCGGCGGTACTGACACCGCTCGAAGTGAAGGAACTGCTGGCGAATATGAAATCACTCGCCAAGTTAGGCAAAACATTTGTTTTAATCACACACAAACTACAAGAAGTTATGGATGTGGCAGATCGGATTACCGTTCTTCGCGATGGTCAGGTTACAGGCACGCTCGACGCCAAAGACACAAACATCGAAGAATTGTCACGGTTAATGGTAGGACGTGAGCTTGTGCGGATGAATAAACAGCCGGCGGCTCCGACTGAAACGGTGCTTCAGGTGGAGGATGTTAATCTGTCAGGAGGCAAGGATCGTTCTGCGCTTCATCAGATTCACATGAACATTCGAAAAGGTGAGATTGTCGGGATTGCTGGAATTTCCGGCAACGGGCAATCTGAGCTAATCCAGGTTATTGCTGGACTGCGAAAAGCGGATCGTGGTCGTGTCTTGTTGTCAGGACAGGATACAACGAACTGGCCTGTGCGACGCATTCGTGAACACGGACTAGCCCACATCCCTGAGGATCGTTATATGTGGGGAGCGGCTAAGGATGCTAGTGTACGTGAAAATGGATTGATGGGACACCACCATAAGCTACAATCACGCGGCATTATCAAAGCAAAGGCAGCCCGAACCATGGTGGAGAACTGGATTAAGCAGTTCAGCATCAAGACCGGTTCTGCGGAGACGAAAGCACAGTTCTTATCCGGGGGTAACCTCCAGAAGCTGATTGCTGCACGTGAGTTTGCTCAAGATACTCCGTTCCTCATTGCTGCTGAGCCTACACGGGGCGTAGATATCGGAGCAATGGAGACAATTCATGCTGAATTGCTGCGTAAGCGCAATGAGGGTGCGGGGATCCTATTAGTATCTTCTGAGTTATCTGAGATTTTGCAATTATCCGACCGTATTCTGGTGATGTATGAAGGCGAGATTGCTGGAGAGCTGCAGGCAGATGAAGCGACGGAAGAACAGATCAGCTTGTTAATGGCAGGAGGGAAAGAGCGGGTATGAATCGGGTAAAGGAAAGTCTTCGTGGGCTCGTACAGCCGCTGCTTGCTGTATTGATTGGTCTGCTGGCAGGCGCTATAGCCATTATGGTTGTTGGCGGGTCTGTGGTCGATACGTATGCGGAGATGTGGAAAGGAGCCTTCGGCAACTTCTACTTCTTCACTAATACATTGGCTCGTTCTACGCCGATTATCTTAGCAGGACTTGGCGTGGCGCTAGCGTTCCGTGCTGGATTTTTCAATATGGGCGCAGAAGGCCAGATGATTCTAGGTGGACTTAGTGCGGCGCTAACGGCGCTCTATCTGCCAGGACCGGGTTGGTTCGTATGTATAGCAGCCATTGTGGCAGGCATTATTGCCGGAGGCATCTGGTCTTTATTTGCAGGCTGGCTTGATGCACGGTTTGGCATGAATCTATTAATCACGACATTACTATTAAACTATATTGCCATTAACTTCGGCGGGTATATGGTATCCTATCCGTTTAAAGATACGACGGGTTCTGCGGCTATGGCGCAGACACCCATGATTGATCAGACCGTATGGCTACCGAAGCTATTTCAAGGAATGAGCCTACATGCTGGTTTTATTATCGCGATCGTAGCTGCCATTCTAATCTATTGGTTCACTCACAAAACGGTCACTGGTTACGAGATTCGTATGTTAGGTAGCAATCCTTCATTTGCTACGTATGGTGGTGTTCGCCGCATTCGGATGATGATGTTATCCATGATTATTAGTGGTGGACTTGCAGGGCTTGCTGGAGCAGGGGAAGTGCTCGGCACTCAATATCGTTTCCTTGATGGTTCATTGTCGTCAGCTAGTTATGCTTGGAGCGGCATTATGGCTACATTGCTGGCTCGCTCTCATCCACTCGGTACAGCGGTAGCAGCCGTATTGCTCGCTGCACTACAGACTGGAGCGATGGGCATGGAGCGGAATACAGATGTTCCACTGGAAGTGGGCAGTGTAATCCAGGCTGTATTAACGTTATTTGTATCGGCTCAGATTGGATATTCATTCCTGAAGCGGAGAAAGGAGAAAAAGTCCAATGCAACAACTGTTTGATGCCGCCTTGTTCGGCTCTACCTTACGGATTATGACTCCGATCCTGCTCGCGGCGCTCGGCGGTGCTTTATGCTCCCGGGTTGGTCTGTTCAATGTGGGTTTGGAAGGGCTTGTACTCATTGGAGCCTTCTCAGCGATCGTGGGTAATTACCTGTTTGGCAATGTATTGCTTGCCGTGATCTTTTCTATCATTATTGTTATGCTGTTCTCAGCGTTATTTGCCTTTATTAGTATTAATCTAAAAGCAAACGCCATCGTCGTCGGTATCTCGCTTAATTTCTTGGCCGCAGGGCTAACGACCTTTGCACTACGTGCGATTTTCGACGTGAAAGGCGCATACTACGATAAAGACATGCAAGGTCTACCGAAATGGGACATTCCTTTGATTAAGGATATCCCGTGGGTGGGTGATGTATTTTCAGGTCATAGTCCGTTGATCTATCTGGGCATTCTCATTGTGATTGGACTCCAATTCTATCTATTTAAAAGCGTCTCCGGATTCCGCCTACGCTCGGTTGGTGAAAATCCAGTAGCGGCACAGAGTATTGGCATCAAGGTTCGTGGTATCCAGTATGGGGCTGTCCTTATGTGTGGTGTCTTGTGTGCGCTCGCTGGGGCGCAATTGTCGCTTGGACAAGTGACCATGTTTACCGAAGGTATGACGGCTGGCCGTGGATTCATTGCACTCGTGGCTACGATGCTGGGACAGGCGAATCCGCTTGGGGTAATGGGTTCTAGTGTGCTGTTTGGTTTCATGGAGGCATTCAGTATTCGTCTACAGGGCTTCACGTTGCCAACACACTTTACGCAAATGTTGCCGTATATCGTAACACTGGTAGCGATGTTCTTCTTCAAAGACCGTACCTATCAACAGGATGCATTGAAAGCGGGCGGAAGCTCGCGTTAATTCGTTAAGTTCCACCACGGAGAGTTTATGAAAAGGGAGGGAGCACGTTGCTAAATAAGGCTGAACGGTTGAAAAAGACGAAATCACCCGCACCCAAAGTAGGTGCTGAGCATGGAGATCGCCTGCCGCCGGGGCAGATGTTGACCGAGAAATTCCCGATCCTGCATGAAGGAGAAGTGCCCGAGTACGACCTATCTACATGGGATCTGAAGGTGTTCGGTGAAGTTGAGGAGGAGAAAGTATTCTCCTTCGCAGAGCTTCAGGCGATGCCTCAGGTGAATACGGTGAGTGATATCCACTGTGTAACCCGTTGGTCCAAGTTTGATACGCCGTGGGAAGGCATTCGCTTTTCCGAATTCGTGAAGCTTCTTGGCGTTAAGCCAGAGGCGAAATATGTGATGGTTCATGCAGATCATGATTATGAAACGAATGTTCCACTCGAAGAGCTTATGCATGACGATGTATTACTGGCCTTCAAATATAATGGCGAGCCACTTACGCCGAAGCATGGGTATCCATTACGGCTGGTTGTGCCGCAGTTATACTTTTGGAAGAGTGCGAAATGGGTACGTGGGCTTGAGTTCATGACCGAAGACCGCAATGGATTCTGGGAGAATAACGGGTTCCACCATTTTGCCGATCCGTTCAAGGAGCAACGCTTCTCGGGTGAGGATCTACCGATCCCAGAAGACGAATGGACGAAGAAGGAGTTTGATTAAGATGTTGATGCCGATTTTGCAAATTCACTCTGAGGACATGCCGGCATATGCCATCGTCTGTGGTGACCCGGCGCGTGCGGAGAAGATTTCTCGTAAGTTAGAACAGGTGAAAGAACTGGCGTTCAGCCGCGAGTATCGCACATTTGTGGGTCAATACGAAGGTGTACAGATGGCTGTGGTTAGTCATGGTGTAGGTTCGCCGGGAGCGGCTGTATGTTTCGAAGAACTGATTCGTGCAGGTGTGACCACGCTAATTCGTGTAGGAACAGCAGGCTCGTATACCGCTGATTATCCAGCTGGTAGCGTTATTGTCAGCACGGCAGCGGTTCGCACGGATGGATTGACACGCCAGCTCGTGCCAGATGGTTTCCCAGCTGTAGCAGATATCGGTGTTACACAAGCGCTGATTGAAGCTGCACGGGGCACGGGAACCGGGACGGATGGAGCCTCTGTAGCTTCCGATGCATCAACAGCAGGTGCAACTAAGGTGGGAGTAGGCATTACTGTTACGCTGGATGCTTTCTTCACCGGAGTAGAAGAAATTCCACATCGCAAGTACAAGCAGGCAGGTGCGCTTGCTGCAGAGATGGAAATTGCTGCGCTCTACATCATCAGCACCTTGCGAGGTGCTCGTGCTGGTGCAATCGTAGCGATTGATGGTTTCGCAGACAGTGACCTGGCTGCCGAGTATGATCCGCATACGGATGCGGTAGCGAACGCGGTGGAGCACGAGATCAATTCGGCGCTACAAGCGCTGGCTACATTGGCGCGTCAGGATCAGGTTTAATTAGCAAGGAGCATTGCTAGAGATAGATCATGCAAAATCCAATACAGATATGCAAAGTGGGATAATCCCTTTTTGCATGGATTTCAAAAGGCCGGACTCCTTCAATGGAGATCCGGCCTTTGTTTGAGATTACATACTTTTTTTGCTGTATTTATCAGAGTGTTTTTTCCATAGATAGCAGTTTTTTATAATACCTGATATCGAAGTCAGAATACACAGTGTGATCAAAATAATAACTCCAGGTGAACTCCATTGTATCTGGAAAGCATTCAACGTATTGTTGAAACCGTAACTAAACATGTGCATAGCTACAATTAAAACGATACAAAATCCAAATGTATAAATTCCGACTAGAAAAGGTTTTAGAAAGCAAAATTTAAAAACGCCAGCTGTCAGCATCTTATTCCAATTGTTCTGAGTGATATCCATGTTTCACCCCTTAGTAAACATTTGCAGATAAGCTAGTATCTCTAATAAATATACCATTAATGCTTAGTCTAAACCTTTGTTTCCTGAACAACGTACACTTTCTCAAATGAATGATCCTGCCAATAGTTGGTACATTAAATAAAGGAACATCATCACGAATACAGCGAATAAGGAGGATTCCGACATGACACAGAATAATCAACCTCAAGATGAGGCTGCAATTCGTAACAAACTGGATGAAGATGGGGATTCTTTGATGGAGAAAAAGAAGATCCTCAGTGGTGTAGACATTGAGCCACAAGCAGATGAATGGGCAGCTAAGCCATCCCCTGTAGCCTTTAACAGTGTAAAATCCTCTTCCAAAGAGTAAAACGAGCTATGGCTGAATTGTGGCGGATACCTTCAGGGTATCTGCCTTTTGATGTATAAGGATGTACAGTGGTTGTACGGGAGATGTATAATACTGGAAACATGTGGGGTGAGGAGTGGATAAAGTAAGGCCGGCCTCCATTCAGAGGAGAGCCGGCTTTTAAGTTTTATTGTTCATCGTTGTATTTTTTAATTTTTGTTTTCCAAATATAACAATTGCTAATTATATTTATTACTGCAATTAATCCAAAAGCAGACATAACTAAGTAAATGTCTTTAGATATGAATGAATATAGGAAATTATTTAAAGCTGTCGTGAATCCCAAATTCCAGCCGTATAATATTAAACCAATACCTATAATGAAAATAAACCCACAAAGAGATAAAAAAATCGGTTTCAAAAAACAGAATTTCAGGAAACCTGTTGACTGAATTTTTTTCCACCTTTCGTTTTTTGATACCATTGATATCAACTCCTTGTTGGCTCTTATCGGTTAGTATATCTAGTAATCGTGGTCTGTAAAAAGTCCGTAAAATCAAAAGTGTATCCTAATTTGGCAAGATTAGTTGGTTTAGTAATGACTGATCCAGAGTAATCAGATATTACTCGTAAATACCTTGTTCCTTGTTTTGAGTCAAACTCCCAGGAATTCACAACACCTTTCCAAAGTGTCCAACGGTCTTCATAGTGAACTGTGGGTATTACGTTTTTAGTGAATATCCCATCTAATATAACACCAGCATATGCTCCAACTATTGCTGAAGTAACGACTGCAACTGTTATAGGTCCAGTCAACGCAGCAATAGCTATTGATACAGCAGCTCCAATTGCTGTACCTCTAGTAATACTTACTTTTTTTTCAGACGTACGAGTAATGCCACCATCCTTAGTATAACCTTTTGCTGTTAATTGTGTTACAAAAGTATCTGTATACGAGGCTTTATACGTATAACCTGCAGTGGAGAATGGTGTTACTACATCGGATGCAGGGTTTTCTATAGTTATGCTTGATCCTGTATCTTCTGTGATGTAATCACTTGGTTTCAAGATCGTTGTAGTGTAGGGCTCACTAGTAGATGAGAGGCTGTTTTGAGCTTCATTGTTATACTTTGTATAAACCAGTATGTCAGCGTCTAAATCTGTCTTTGCAGAATGATCGAGCACGCCATTAAGATAAACTTTAATCGTGCCATCCTCTTCTTGGACTATTTTAGTTGTAGTATTATTTTCATCAATAAATGTGTACTCATTATCATTTGCTAATGATGGTTGTGGAGAGGCAGCGACAGTTAATACAGGTGTTAGCAGCAGGACGATAGATAACATAAATGATAGCAATGTTTTTTTTGTCCATATTTACCTCCAATTTCTATTTTATGTTTATATTATCCATTAAATAAATATAAATGTAAACGTTTTCTGGATTATATAGGAATAAAGTTACATACGATCTCGATTGAAGATTAATCAGTTAACTCAGTGGTAGGATTGGTTTGTGGGTGGTTTATTAAGTTGAAATTAGGTGCTTAAGACCTACATTGAATTCAACCTAAACGTTGTTAAATGAATGATCCTGCCAATAGTGGGTACGTTATATAAAGGAACATCATCACGAATACAGAGATTAGGGAGGATTCCGACATGACACAGAACAATCAACCTCAAGATGAGGCTGCAATTCGTAACAAACTGGATGAAGATGGGGATTCTTTAATGGAGAAAAAGAAGATTCTGAGTGGTGTAGACATTGAGCCACAAGCAGATGAATGGGCGGCTAAGCCATCTCCTGTAGCCTTTAACAGTGTAAAATCCTCTTCCAAAGAGTAAAACGAGCTATGGCTGAATTGTGGCGGATACCTTCAGGGGTATCTGCCTTTTGATGTACAAGGATGTACAGTGGTTGCACGGAAGATGTATAATACTGGGAACATCTGGGGTGAGGAGAGGTTATATAATGAATGAAGTGAACATCCGTAGAGCCGAAAGTAGGGATTATCCAAGAGTGTCCGCACTGATGGATGAGCTGCACCGTATGCATGTCGAGGCACGTCCTGACATATATAGACCGCTACAGCCTAGAATGAGTCAGCAGGAATTTGAGGACTTGTTGAATGCGGAAGATCGTTACCTGTATGTAGCTGAAGCAACAGAGGGGGAGATCTGTGGGTATGGGAGCGCCCAACTCAATAAAATTCAGAATGTAGAGCTGCTAATGGATCGAGATGTGCTCTTCATTAATGAGATTATTATTGATCAGATGCATCGCGGGCGTCATATTGGACAGAAGATGATGGCGGTGCTTGTCGAGCTGGGTAACGAACTTCAAGCCGATCATCTAGAGCTAACCGTTGCTTCGTTTAACCAAGGGGCACAAGAGTTTTATGAAAAGTTAGGTCTGGTCGTCCGTAGCAGCAGAATGGAATACATACTTAGTTGATTGAATTAAACATCTGGGGATAACAGCGATCGGAATGTTGTTCTGTCATCGAAGTGGTCAGTGTAAATATTTATAGTTTCTCTTGAATACCCCATGGGGTATGTTATCCTTAGGTCAGAATGATGAAGAGGGGTGTTTATGATGGATCATCAGAGCCATCCCAAGGACTTAATGGAACCATCCGGAACCGATGTACCTGAAGTTTTGGAGACGGAATCTGCACAAACGGCGAATTCATGTCATGCTCATG
It includes:
- a CDS encoding nucleoside phosphorylase, whose amino-acid sequence is MLMPILQIHSEDMPAYAIVCGDPARAEKISRKLEQVKELAFSREYRTFVGQYEGVQMAVVSHGVGSPGAAVCFEELIRAGVTTLIRVGTAGSYTADYPAGSVIVSTAAVRTDGLTRQLVPDGFPAVADIGVTQALIEAARGTGTGTDGASVASDASTAGATKVGVGITVTLDAFFTGVEEIPHRKYKQAGALAAEMEIAALYIISTLRGARAGAIVAIDGFADSDLAAEYDPHTDAVANAVEHEINSALQALATLARQDQV
- a CDS encoding GNAT family N-acetyltransferase is translated as MNEVNIRRAESRDYPRVSALMDELHRMHVEARPDIYRPLQPRMSQQEFEDLLNAEDRYLYVAEATEGEICGYGSAQLNKIQNVELLMDRDVLFINEIIIDQMHRGRHIGQKMMAVLVELGNELQADHLELTVASFNQGAQEFYEKLGLVVRSSRMEYILS
- a CDS encoding ABC transporter permease → MNRVKESLRGLVQPLLAVLIGLLAGAIAIMVVGGSVVDTYAEMWKGAFGNFYFFTNTLARSTPIILAGLGVALAFRAGFFNMGAEGQMILGGLSAALTALYLPGPGWFVCIAAIVAGIIAGGIWSLFAGWLDARFGMNLLITTLLLNYIAINFGGYMVSYPFKDTTGSAAMAQTPMIDQTVWLPKLFQGMSLHAGFIIAIVAAILIYWFTHKTVTGYEIRMLGSNPSFATYGGVRRIRMMMLSMIISGGLAGLAGAGEVLGTQYRFLDGSLSSASYAWSGIMATLLARSHPLGTAVAAVLLAALQTGAMGMERNTDVPLEVGSVIQAVLTLFVSAQIGYSFLKRRKEKKSNATTV
- a CDS encoding ABC transporter permease, which gives rise to MQQLFDAALFGSTLRIMTPILLAALGGALCSRVGLFNVGLEGLVLIGAFSAIVGNYLFGNVLLAVIFSIIIVMLFSALFAFISINLKANAIVVGISLNFLAAGLTTFALRAIFDVKGAYYDKDMQGLPKWDIPLIKDIPWVGDVFSGHSPLIYLGILIVIGLQFYLFKSVSGFRLRSVGENPVAAQSIGIKVRGIQYGAVLMCGVLCALAGAQLSLGQVTMFTEGMTAGRGFIALVATMLGQANPLGVMGSSVLFGFMEAFSIRLQGFTLPTHFTQMLPYIVTLVAMFFFKDRTYQQDALKAGGSSR
- a CDS encoding sulfite oxidase-like oxidoreductase yields the protein MLNKAERLKKTKSPAPKVGAEHGDRLPPGQMLTEKFPILHEGEVPEYDLSTWDLKVFGEVEEEKVFSFAELQAMPQVNTVSDIHCVTRWSKFDTPWEGIRFSEFVKLLGVKPEAKYVMVHADHDYETNVPLEELMHDDVLLAFKYNGEPLTPKHGYPLRLVVPQLYFWKSAKWVRGLEFMTEDRNGFWENNGFHHFADPFKEQRFSGEDLPIPEDEWTKKEFD